From the genome of Bacteroidales bacterium, one region includes:
- a CDS encoding CPBP family intramembrane metalloprotease, whose protein sequence is MGFILLTNVFLELQLENYFQGLNSDFPTKNAIIATISALVLSPIIETSIFQHLIFQFFKIVRKTGIPIKFFIISSLLFGLAHQVVWTTGVFLGVVSFIHKIFGGIMLAVSYYIFYRIRKHALLSTALIHSAHNAVIVLPLLFFKLL, encoded by the coding sequence ATGGGGTTCATACTATTAACAAACGTGTTTTTGGAACTACAATTAGAAAATTATTTTCAAGGGTTAAATTCTGATTTCCCTACAAAAAATGCAATTATTGCAACAATTAGTGCTTTGGTTTTGAGTCCAATAATTGAAACTTCAATATTTCAACACTTGATATTCCAGTTTTTTAAAATAGTTAGAAAAACTGGAATACCTATAAAGTTCTTTATAATTAGTTCACTGCTGTTTGGCTTGGCACATCAAGTTGTTTGGACAACAGGAGTTTTTTTAGGAGTTGTTTCATTTATTCATAAAATATTTGGTGGTATTATGCTCGCAGTGAGTTACTACATATTTTATCGTATAAGAAAACATGCACTGCTCTCTACTGCTTTGATTCACAGTGCACATAATGCTGTCATTGTTCTTCCATTATTATTTTTTAAACTGTTATAA
- a CDS encoding methylaspartate mutase subunit S, which produces MNGKTIVTGVIGADVHAVGNKILAYALEQAGFKVINLGVMVSQEEFIEAALETNADAILISSLYGHGEIDCNGLREKCDEAGLKDIPLLAGGNLVVGKQNFEDVEKRFLDMGFTRVYPPGTTVETSIADLNEILGL; this is translated from the coding sequence ATGAATGGAAAGACAATTGTAACCGGTGTAATAGGTGCAGATGTCCACGCTGTTGGAAACAAGATTCTCGCTTATGCCTTGGAGCAAGCCGGATTTAAAGTTATTAATTTAGGAGTGATGGTATCGCAAGAAGAGTTTATTGAAGCAGCATTGGAAACCAACGCCGATGCTATTTTGATCTCTTCACTATACGGACACGGAGAAATTGACTGTAATGGACTGCGCGAGAAATGCGATGAAGCAGGATTGAAAGACATTCCTCTTTTAGCTGGTGGAAATCTCGTAGTGGGGAAACAGAATTTCGAAGATGTGGAAAAACGATTCCTCGATATGGGTTTTACCCGCGTTTATCCCCCCGGAACTACCGTAGAAACAAGCATTGCAGATTTAAATGAAATTCTTGGATTATAA
- a CDS encoding DNA mismatch repair protein MutL — MNILTADIGSTYTKLTAIDATTKKILATSVAFTTIETDVMEGFMSAFSKLEEKIGVFKYDELLCCSSAAGGLKMVALGLVPELTAKAAKLAAASAGAKVVKTYAFEISEAEQTEIFEINPDLVLLCGGTDGGNKEVILANARRLCQVDCPFTTIIAGNKSASFELREIFETSGKSFEITENVMPEFNKLNIEPARLKIKELFISRIIEAKGLSRIQKMCKTDIIPTPLAVLNGCELLSKGTKSIDGIGDLLAVDIGGATTDIYSIADGKPTIENVIIKGLPEPFSKRTVEGDLGMRYSLLSLADELDLEAIAEEIGLQSTDISNWVKTCSANPDTLAEPQSKEQKIEEALARGAVKIAVERHVGVYQPVYTPFGQVFSLTGKDLSAVPFVIGIGGAIINAENPKYILEGAKLQSDDFVYAKPKNPDYLIDKKYIFASMGLLSSDYPDLALELMKKEIKQPK, encoded by the coding sequence ATGAATATCCTCACAGCAGACATTGGAAGCACTTACACTAAATTGACTGCAATTGACGCTACTACAAAGAAAATTCTTGCCACGTCTGTTGCTTTTACCACCATCGAAACCGATGTTATGGAGGGCTTTATGTCTGCGTTTTCTAAATTAGAGGAGAAAATAGGGGTGTTCAAGTACGATGAACTTCTTTGTTGTAGTAGTGCTGCTGGTGGATTAAAAATGGTAGCTCTGGGGCTTGTTCCTGAACTTACCGCAAAAGCTGCAAAACTCGCTGCTGCAAGTGCCGGGGCAAAAGTGGTAAAAACTTATGCTTTCGAAATATCGGAAGCCGAACAGACCGAAATATTTGAAATTAATCCTGACTTGGTGTTACTTTGCGGCGGAACTGATGGCGGAAACAAAGAGGTAATACTCGCCAATGCTCGTCGTCTGTGTCAGGTTGACTGCCCGTTTACTACAATTATTGCTGGTAATAAAAGCGCATCTTTCGAGCTTAGAGAGATTTTTGAAACATCGGGGAAATCGTTTGAAATCACAGAAAATGTGATGCCCGAATTCAATAAGCTAAATATCGAACCCGCAAGGTTAAAAATTAAAGAGCTCTTTATCAGCCGAATAATAGAGGCAAAAGGATTAAGTCGCATCCAAAAAATGTGTAAAACCGATATTATTCCAACACCCTTGGCAGTGCTAAACGGCTGTGAACTATTAAGCAAAGGTACAAAATCTATTGATGGGATAGGAGATTTACTTGCAGTGGATATTGGTGGAGCAACCACCGATATATATTCCATAGCAGACGGAAAACCCACCATAGAAAACGTAATCATAAAAGGATTGCCCGAACCATTTAGCAAACGCACAGTTGAGGGCGATTTAGGAATGCGTTATAGTCTGTTGTCTCTTGCTGATGAGCTTGACTTAGAGGCTATTGCAGAAGAAATTGGCTTGCAATCAACAGATATTTCAAATTGGGTAAAAACGTGTAGTGCAAATCCCGATACGTTGGCAGAACCTCAATCCAAGGAACAGAAAATAGAAGAGGCGTTAGCGCGTGGTGCTGTAAAAATTGCTGTGGAACGTCATGTTGGAGTTTATCAGCCAGTATATACGCCCTTTGGGCAGGTCTTTTCACTTACAGGAAAAGATTTATCGGCAGTACCTTTTGTGATAGGAATTGGTGGAGCTATTATCAATGCAGAAAACCCAAAATATATTTTGGAAGGTGCTAAGCTCCAGTCAGATGATTTTGTTTACGCAAAACCTAAAAATCCCGACTATTTAATCGACAAAAAATATATTTTCGCCTCTATGGGTTTGCTAAGTTCAGATTATCCTGATTTGGCATTGGAATTGATGAAAAAAGAGATAAAACAACCGAAATAA
- a CDS encoding methylaspartate mutase subunit E encodes MQIKNQKLSDDNFFAERKEVLGHWHTGKSVNFDEAVEYQKSIPKAKRFGEKLSKAVTDGITLIQPRAGVALYDEHIKLLNFLETEGEADLLPTTVDSYTRLNRYNEAETGIERSKETGRSMLNGFPIVNYGVDICRQVTSALKNPVQVRHGTPDARLLTEISIAGGFTSYEGGGISYNIPYSKAHSIEKTIAHWQYTDRLVGLYEEAGVSINREPFGPLTGTLISPCISNSVAIIEALLAATQGVKDITIGYGQCGNLIQDVAAIRSLSILAREYLDKFGFKDVRITTVFHQWMGGFPQDEAKAFGVISWGAAAAVLAKATKVIVKTPHEAMGVPTKEANAAGLRATKQLVSMLKDQDFRSIPAVIAESEIIMKEMHCILDKVEELGKGDYAVGTVAAFEAGVLDIPFAPSRYNAGKVMPARDNVGAVRFLEIGNMPFTQDLIDFHRQKLEERAKYEKRAVSFQMVIDDVYAIGKGFLVGRPK; translated from the coding sequence ATGCAAATTAAAAACCAAAAACTTTCAGACGATAATTTCTTTGCCGAACGCAAGGAAGTTCTCGGGCATTGGCACACAGGAAAAAGTGTTAATTTTGATGAAGCCGTTGAATATCAAAAATCTATTCCAAAAGCGAAACGTTTTGGAGAGAAGCTTTCTAAAGCTGTTACCGATGGTATTACACTTATCCAGCCACGTGCAGGCGTAGCACTTTACGATGAGCATATCAAACTACTTAACTTTCTTGAAACCGAAGGCGAGGCAGACCTTCTTCCAACAACTGTTGACAGCTATACTCGTTTAAATCGCTACAACGAAGCTGAAACAGGTATTGAGAGAAGTAAAGAGACAGGACGCTCTATGCTTAACGGTTTTCCTATTGTAAACTATGGAGTAGATATTTGTCGTCAAGTAACCTCGGCACTTAAAAATCCTGTTCAAGTGCGTCACGGAACGCCTGATGCTCGCTTGCTTACTGAAATAAGCATTGCCGGAGGATTTACTTCATACGAAGGTGGCGGAATTTCATACAATATACCTTATTCAAAAGCTCACTCTATTGAAAAAACCATAGCACACTGGCAATACACTGACCGATTGGTAGGCTTGTATGAAGAAGCTGGAGTTTCTATTAATCGTGAACCATTTGGTCCGCTTACAGGAACGCTTATTTCTCCATGTATTTCCAACTCTGTGGCTATCATTGAAGCATTGTTGGCTGCCACGCAAGGTGTAAAAGATATCACAATAGGTTACGGACAATGTGGAAACCTTATTCAGGACGTTGCTGCCATTCGTTCGCTTAGTATTCTTGCTCGTGAATACCTTGATAAGTTCGGTTTCAAAGATGTGCGCATTACTACCGTTTTCCATCAATGGATGGGTGGTTTTCCACAAGATGAAGCCAAAGCCTTTGGTGTAATTTCGTGGGGTGCTGCTGCGGCTGTACTTGCAAAAGCTACTAAAGTGATTGTTAAAACTCCACACGAAGCAATGGGAGTACCTACCAAAGAAGCCAATGCAGCAGGATTACGTGCTACTAAACAGTTAGTTTCAATGCTGAAAGACCAGGATTTTCGTTCTATTCCTGCGGTAATTGCAGAAAGTGAAATCATTATGAAAGAGATGCATTGCATTTTAGACAAAGTGGAAGAATTAGGCAAGGGCGATTATGCCGTTGGAACCGTTGCAGCCTTTGAAGCAGGAGTATTGGATATTCCATTTGCGCCAAGTCGCTACAATGCAGGAAAAGTTATGCCCGCTCGTGATAACGTAGGGGCTGTTCGTTTCTTAGAAATAGGCAATATGCCTTTTACGCAAGACCTAATCGATTTCCATCGCCAAAAATTAGAAGAGCGTGCTAAATACGAAAAACGTGCTGTTAGCTTCCAAATGGTTATTGACGATGTTTACGCTATAGGCAAAGGATTTCTTGTAGGACGTCCAAAGTAA
- a CDS encoding methylaspartate ammonia-lyase codes for MKITKIICAPGKTGFFFDDQKAIKQGAKIDGEFYEGEPVTPGFTAVRQAGESISVIFVLENGALAHGDCAAVQYSGAGGRDPLFLAENFIPVIEKYVAPLYVGKEITTFREMAELVDTGINPERGKVFHTAIRYGVTQALLDAVAKSQGKQMAQVIAEEYGTEISKKMIPIFSQSGDLRYLNADKMIMKGADVLPHALFNNVETKVGLNGEKVKDYIKWLRDRILKLKPYDSYNPTIHIDVYGTLGIVFNDDFESIANYIGELEKLAKPFCLRVEGPVDMGEKTAQMDALRTIRQKMEQKGIKAEIVADEWCNTLQDVIDFSAHKAGHVIQIKTPDLGGINNTIEAVLYCKEHEMGAYLGGTCNETCRSAEVCAHIAMATSPVQYLAKPGMGVDEGYMIVYNEMSRILALCK; via the coding sequence ATGAAAATTACAAAAATTATTTGCGCTCCCGGCAAAACAGGCTTTTTCTTTGATGACCAAAAAGCCATTAAACAGGGAGCTAAAATAGATGGTGAATTCTATGAAGGAGAGCCAGTAACGCCAGGATTTACAGCAGTACGTCAAGCTGGAGAATCTATCTCGGTTATTTTTGTTCTCGAAAACGGAGCATTGGCTCACGGCGATTGTGCTGCCGTTCAATATTCGGGTGCAGGTGGTCGTGATCCACTTTTCCTTGCAGAAAACTTTATTCCTGTCATTGAAAAATATGTCGCACCACTTTACGTAGGTAAAGAGATTACCACGTTTCGTGAAATGGCTGAATTGGTGGATACAGGAATAAATCCTGAAAGAGGAAAGGTGTTTCATACTGCTATCCGCTACGGTGTTACGCAAGCGCTCTTAGATGCAGTAGCTAAAAGTCAAGGTAAACAAATGGCGCAAGTAATTGCAGAGGAGTATGGAACAGAAATTTCAAAAAAAATGATTCCTATTTTCTCGCAATCGGGAGATCTCCGCTACCTGAATGCCGACAAAATGATCATGAAAGGTGCCGATGTGTTACCACACGCGCTTTTCAATAATGTAGAGACCAAAGTGGGCTTGAATGGAGAAAAAGTCAAAGATTATATTAAGTGGTTGAGAGACAGAATATTGAAGCTAAAACCGTATGATAGTTATAACCCAACAATCCATATTGATGTTTATGGTACATTAGGAATTGTTTTTAATGATGATTTTGAATCTATTGCAAATTATATAGGAGAACTTGAAAAACTGGCTAAACCGTTCTGTCTCCGTGTTGAAGGTCCGGTTGATATGGGTGAAAAAACCGCTCAAATGGATGCACTACGCACTATACGTCAAAAGATGGAGCAGAAAGGAATTAAAGCTGAAATTGTTGCAGACGAGTGGTGTAACACGTTGCAAGATGTGATAGATTTTTCAGCACACAAAGCAGGACATGTTATTCAAATTAAAACGCCCGACCTTGGCGGTATCAACAACACTATCGAAGCTGTTTTATACTGCAAAGAGCATGAAATGGGAGCATACCTCGGTGGTACATGTAACGAAACCTGTCGCTCGGCTGAGGTTTGTGCACATATTGCCATGGCGACATCGCCTGTTCAGTATCTTGCTAAACCCGGTATGGGCGTTGACGAAGGATATATGATTGTATATAACGAGATGAGTAGAATTCTTGCTCTTTGCAAGTAG
- a CDS encoding DUF1446 domain-containing protein — protein MKELRILSPTAILGYGFPMESFVEGMKRKPHVIAVDAGSTDPGPYYLGAGKSFTDPNSVKRDLEIMIPAAIEAGIPLIVGTAGGSGARPHVNLTVDIIKAIAREKKLSFKMAVIQSEFDKEFVKENLRKGNITPLNPAPQITEADIDESVHIVAQMGEEPFIEALENGADVILAGRSYDPSVFSALAIKNGFNKGLAIHLGKILECAAIAALPGSGSDCMFGYLHEDNFVLEPLSPLRKCTTLSVAAHTLYEKTNPYILPGPGGAINLHESKFEQIDDNKVRVSGSRFVPTEEYFVKLEGVKRVGYRTISCAGVKDPIMISKIDSITESVRDRVKNNFESYGIKDFFLDFKVYGRNGVMGMFPDAPHSKSDELLIIIEAVAPTQEQADTICGFARSTMLHFGYEGRIATAGNLAFPFSPSDAKMGEVFEFNVYHLMKVKDPKTLFPIEYIKF, from the coding sequence ATGAAAGAACTTAGAATATTATCCCCCACAGCTATTCTCGGATACGGATTTCCGATGGAATCGTTTGTGGAAGGAATGAAACGTAAACCGCACGTAATAGCAGTAGATGCAGGCTCAACCGATCCAGGACCATATTATTTAGGTGCAGGAAAATCGTTTACCGACCCCAATTCAGTTAAACGCGACTTAGAGATTATGATTCCCGCCGCAATAGAAGCAGGGATTCCTCTAATTGTTGGTACTGCTGGAGGTTCAGGAGCGCGCCCGCACGTGAATCTTACAGTAGATATTATTAAAGCTATTGCACGTGAGAAAAAATTGTCATTTAAAATGGCAGTTATTCAATCGGAATTTGATAAGGAGTTTGTAAAAGAGAACTTGCGAAAAGGAAATATTACGCCTCTCAATCCTGCTCCACAAATTACCGAAGCAGATATTGATGAATCTGTACATATAGTTGCACAAATGGGAGAGGAACCATTTATAGAAGCGTTGGAAAACGGGGCAGATGTAATTCTTGCCGGACGCAGTTACGACCCATCTGTCTTTTCGGCACTTGCTATTAAAAATGGTTTCAACAAAGGACTTGCTATTCACTTAGGTAAGATTTTGGAATGTGCAGCTATTGCAGCCTTGCCCGGTAGCGGAAGTGATTGCATGTTTGGATATCTACATGAAGATAATTTCGTGCTCGAACCACTATCGCCTTTGCGTAAATGTACTACGCTTTCTGTCGCAGCACATACATTGTACGAAAAAACTAACCCATATATTTTGCCCGGACCAGGTGGTGCAATCAATTTACATGAATCGAAATTTGAACAAATTGATGATAACAAAGTACGTGTTTCAGGAAGCCGTTTTGTACCAACCGAAGAGTATTTTGTGAAATTAGAAGGTGTTAAACGTGTGGGTTACAGAACAATCTCGTGTGCAGGAGTGAAAGACCCAATTATGATTTCAAAAATCGATAGCATTACTGAAAGTGTTAGAGATAGAGTGAAAAATAATTTTGAGTCATACGGAATAAAAGACTTCTTCTTAGATTTTAAAGTTTATGGAAGAAACGGAGTTATGGGAATGTTTCCGGATGCCCCACACAGCAAAAGCGACGAGTTGTTGATTATTATTGAAGCAGTTGCACCAACACAAGAGCAAGCCGATACAATTTGCGGATTTGCTCGCAGTACAATGCTACACTTCGGATACGAAGGACGTATAGCAACGGCAGGAAACTTGGCATTTCCTTTCTCGCCATCAGATGCGAAAATGGGAGAGGTGTTCGAGTTTAACGTCTATCATTTAATGAAAGTAAAAGATCCTAAGACATTGTTTCCGATAGAATATATCAAGTTTTGA
- a CDS encoding DUF4387 domain-containing protein produces the protein MKYKLTEIASVIRSKNSGPYELTFDVIFKDFEMYERVKAAKIFNEKMFASLYHVPESDIIGVVHFDPAKAIKTTIVRPISSGSLGETDVYGAQQHAPLMNFTFEL, from the coding sequence ATGAAATATAAATTAACAGAAATAGCTTCAGTCATCAGAAGTAAAAATTCAGGTCCTTATGAGTTGACGTTCGATGTGATTTTTAAGGATTTCGAGATGTACGAACGTGTTAAAGCAGCAAAGATTTTTAATGAAAAAATGTTTGCTTCGTTGTATCATGTGCCCGAATCAGATATTATCGGTGTGGTGCATTTCGATCCCGCAAAGGCAATAAAAACCACTATTGTTCGTCCAATCTCTTCGGGATCGTTGGGCGAAACTGACGTTTACGGTGCACAACAGCACGCCCCGTTGATGAACTTTACGTTTGAATTATAA
- a CDS encoding alanine-tRNA synthetase second additional domain-containing protein, with translation MNNFIQEYMVSSQYFAPRGKERLMFLGEQISHRHLNFNDKLIAVLGDAGAGKSSLIKGMFPGLQLSNDDDIVNPHKMLQVRNSMMEVDEATTFHIDIRFQMAFTQMFEIVDYVNSLLERNRRVVVEHFNLLYPALGRNADIIVGIGEEIIVTRPSLFGPQPESVYNIVHESLRYRKMAHSAEEVTTEVLHETFDIMEEEYFFSDIRNGFVIKFHKKPDIDLEKLALLIDEKIAKNLPISYCDENHIMLGERVVSCDGPRLHVKNTSEIENFSLIKRFVYDSVTNTYCLIGVVDNYTEDLENRNTRYFLARKNLE, from the coding sequence ATGAACAACTTCATTCAAGAGTACATGGTTTCGTCGCAATATTTCGCACCACGCGGAAAGGAACGACTGATGTTTCTCGGTGAACAAATTTCACATCGACATCTCAATTTCAACGACAAACTTATTGCAGTATTGGGTGATGCAGGTGCAGGTAAATCATCACTAATTAAAGGAATGTTTCCCGGTCTGCAGCTCTCTAATGATGATGATATTGTAAATCCTCACAAAATGCTGCAAGTGCGAAACTCTATGATGGAAGTAGATGAAGCGACTACATTTCATATTGATATTCGTTTTCAAATGGCGTTTACACAGATGTTTGAAATTGTGGATTATGTAAACTCTTTATTAGAGCGAAATCGCCGTGTAGTAGTTGAGCATTTTAACTTGTTATATCCTGCATTGGGCAGAAATGCTGATATTATTGTAGGCATTGGCGAGGAAATCATTGTTACTAGACCCAGTCTTTTCGGACCTCAGCCTGAGAGTGTTTATAATATTGTGCATGAGTCACTTCGATATCGAAAAATGGCGCATTCAGCAGAAGAAGTAACCACAGAAGTTCTTCATGAAACTTTTGATATTATGGAGGAAGAATATTTTTTTTCTGATATCAGAAACGGATTTGTGATCAAATTCCATAAGAAACCAGATATTGATTTGGAAAAGCTCGCACTTCTAATTGATGAAAAAATTGCTAAAAACCTGCCTATTTCATATTGCGATGAAAATCATATTATGTTGGGAGAAAGAGTTGTAAGTTGTGATGGACCGCGTTTGCATGTGAAAAACACATCAGAAATTGAAAATTTCTCGCTTATCAAGCGCTTTGTATATGATTCAGTTACCAACACATATTGTTTGATTGGTGTTGTGGATAATTATACAGAAGATTTAGAAAACCGAAATACCCGTTATTTCTTAGCTAGAAAAAATTTAGAATGA
- a CDS encoding fumarate hydratase, whose translation MKTVKASDITNLVEKLCIDACCDISDDINNKFKSCLETEKSPLGKNVLRTLIENAKIARDERSPMCQDTGVTVVFVKMGQNVKIEGGFIEDAINQGVRQGYEKGYLRKSVVRSPIDRVNTGDNTPAVIHYEIVLEDVFHITVSPKGFGSENKSALKMLTPSEGVEGIKRFVIDTVSVAGGNPCPPIIVGVGIGGTMEKAALMSKKALLRPLDTKNPDPVLANLEAELLTEINKLGIGPAGFGGTTTALGVHILTYATHIAGLPVSVNISCHATRHSEGEL comes from the coding sequence ATGAAAACTGTAAAAGCCTCAGATATTACCAATTTGGTTGAAAAGCTTTGTATCGATGCATGTTGTGATATCAGCGACGATATCAATAACAAATTTAAAAGTTGTTTAGAAACCGAAAAATCGCCTCTTGGCAAGAATGTTCTAAGAACACTTATCGAAAATGCTAAAATTGCTCGTGATGAGCGCAGCCCAATGTGTCAAGACACCGGCGTAACAGTGGTTTTCGTTAAAATGGGACAAAACGTAAAAATAGAGGGAGGATTTATCGAAGATGCTATTAATCAAGGTGTTCGTCAAGGATACGAAAAGGGATATTTACGTAAATCGGTGGTACGCAGCCCAATAGATCGTGTAAATACAGGCGATAACACGCCTGCCGTTATCCATTACGAAATTGTTCTCGAAGATGTTTTTCATATTACCGTATCGCCCAAGGGCTTCGGTAGTGAAAACAAAAGCGCGTTGAAAATGCTTACACCAAGCGAAGGTGTTGAGGGTATAAAGCGTTTTGTGATAGATACAGTTTCGGTAGCCGGAGGGAATCCTTGTCCGCCTATTATTGTAGGTGTTGGCATTGGTGGAACCATGGAGAAAGCAGCACTAATGAGCAAAAAAGCATTGCTCAGACCGTTAGATACAAAAAATCCCGATCCTGTACTTGCCAACTTAGAGGCAGAGCTACTTACCGAAATAAATAAACTCGGTATTGGTCCCGCTGGATTTGGAGGAACAACCACCGCTTTAGGTGTTCATATTTTGACATATGCCACACATATTGCAGGGCTGCCCGTATCTGTTAATATCAGTTGTCACGCAACTCGACACTCAGAGGGAGAACTGTAA
- a CDS encoding Fe-S-containing hydro-lyase, giving the protein MSNKKILQAPFSDETIRSLRAGDMVYISGTIYTARDAAHKRLYEMLQRGEPMPFDFTGQVVYYAGPAPAKPGKPIGSVGPTTGGRMDAYSPTLIAEGLKVMIGKGTRSAEVIEAMKTYTGVYFAAIGGAAALMAKCVLSAEVIAFDDLGTEAIRKLQVKELPVVVAVDSEGNDVYKMAISNYQVK; this is encoded by the coding sequence ATGAGTAATAAAAAGATACTACAAGCACCATTTTCAGACGAGACAATACGTTCACTTCGCGCCGGTGATATGGTCTATATTTCGGGTACGATTTATACAGCTCGCGATGCCGCACACAAACGACTATATGAAATGCTTCAGCGTGGAGAACCAATGCCTTTCGATTTTACAGGACAGGTTGTATATTACGCAGGTCCGGCACCTGCTAAGCCCGGGAAACCAATTGGTTCTGTTGGTCCCACTACTGGCGGAAGAATGGATGCATATTCACCTACACTTATAGCCGAGGGACTAAAAGTTATGATAGGGAAAGGTACACGTAGTGCAGAAGTTATTGAAGCAATGAAAACCTACACAGGGGTTTACTTTGCCGCTATCGGCGGAGCCGCTGCACTAATGGCAAAATGTGTTCTAAGTGCAGAAGTTATCGCATTCGACGATTTGGGAACCGAAGCAATACGTAAACTGCAAGTTAAGGAACTGCCTGTTGTTGTAGCGGTCGATTCCGAGGGAAACGATGTTTACAAAATGGCAATTAGCAACTATCAAGTTAAATAA
- a CDS encoding tyrosine phenol-lyase, giving the protein MDLNKYPAEPYRIKTVETVKMNTREERKKIIKEAGYNTFLIKSEDVYIDLLTDSGTNAMSDKQWAGMMMGDEAYAGSKNFYHLQETVQDIFGFKYLVPTHQGRGAENILSQIAIKKGQYVPGNMYFTTTRYHQERNGGIFVDIIRDEAHDASLDIPFKGNIDLNKLQKLIDEKGAENIAYVCLAVTVNLAGGQPVSMENMRAVRKLTKKHGIKVFYDATRCVENAYYIKEQESGFANKTIKDIVREMFSYADGCTMSGKKDCIVNMGGFLCMNDEDLFNAAKELVVVFEGMPSYGGIAGRDMEAMAIGLKESVQYEYIEHRIKQVRYLGDKLRAAGIPIIEPTGGHAVFLDARRFCPHLTQEQFPAQSLAANLYVESGVRSMERGIVSAGRDKDTGKNHAPKLETVRLTIPRRVYTYRHMDVVADAVIKLYKHKEDIKGLRFVYEPKQLRFFTARFEEI; this is encoded by the coding sequence ATGGACCTTAACAAATATCCTGCGGAACCTTACCGCATTAAGACCGTTGAAACGGTAAAAATGAATACCCGCGAAGAACGTAAAAAAATTATTAAAGAGGCGGGATATAATACTTTTTTAATCAAATCGGAAGATGTTTATATTGACCTACTTACCGATAGTGGTACCAACGCCATGAGCGACAAGCAATGGGCAGGCATGATGATGGGTGACGAAGCTTACGCCGGAAGTAAAAACTTCTACCACCTGCAAGAGACCGTTCAAGACATCTTCGGTTTCAAATATTTAGTTCCCACACACCAGGGACGTGGTGCTGAGAACATTCTTTCCCAAATCGCCATTAAAAAAGGACAGTATGTTCCCGGAAACATGTACTTTACTACAACTCGCTATCACCAAGAGAGAAATGGCGGTATCTTCGTTGACATTATCCGAGACGAAGCTCACGATGCGAGTTTAGACATTCCTTTCAAAGGAAATATCGATTTGAATAAACTTCAAAAACTTATCGATGAGAAAGGTGCTGAAAACATAGCTTATGTTTGTCTTGCAGTTACTGTAAACTTGGCAGGCGGACAACCCGTTTCTATGGAAAACATGCGTGCAGTAAGAAAACTGACAAAAAAACATGGAATTAAAGTATTTTACGATGCAACTCGCTGCGTAGAAAATGCATATTATATCAAGGAACAAGAGTCCGGATTTGCAAATAAAACAATTAAAGATATTGTTCGCGAAATGTTTAGCTATGCAGATGGTTGTACCATGAGTGGTAAGAAAGACTGTATCGTTAATATGGGTGGATTCTTATGTATGAATGACGAAGATTTATTCAACGCTGCGAAAGAGTTGGTTGTTGTTTTCGAAGGTATGCCCTCATATGGTGGTATCGCAGGTCGCGATATGGAAGCTATGGCAATCGGTCTTAAAGAGTCAGTTCAATACGAATATATCGAGCATAGAATTAAACAAGTTCGCTATTTAGGTGACAAACTAAGAGCAGCTGGAATTCCTATTATCGAGCCAACTGGCGGACATGCTGTTTTCTTAGACGCACGGCGCTTCTGTCCACATTTGACACAAGAGCAATTCCCTGCACAAAGTTTGGCTGCAAACTTATATGTTGAGTCGGGTGTACGTAGCATGGAACGCGGTATTGTCTCAGCAGGACGCGATAAAGATACTGGTAAAAACCACGCTCCTAAATTAGAGACTGTTCGTTTAACTATACCTCGTCGTGTATATACCTATCGTCACATGGACGTGGTTGCAGATGCTGTAATCAAGTTATACAAACATAAAGAAGATATTAAAGGATTACGTTTTGTTTACGAACCAAAACAACTGAGATTCTTTACTGCAAGATTTGAAGAGATTTAA